A window of the Lactobacillus gasseri ATCC 33323 = JCM 1131 genome harbors these coding sequences:
- a CDS encoding DEAD/DEAH box helicase has protein sequence MQYKPHEYQQYATKFILEHPVAAILLDMGLGKSVITLTAIKQLIHQDKVHRVLVVAPLRVAKQTWPEEINKWDHLKDLTYSVITGNKSQRVKAAQKEVDIYIINRENLKWLIESSIPFDYDMLVIDELSSFKSYRSQRFKALKRVRPLIKRIVGLTGTPSSNGLMDLWAEFRVLDMGKRLGRFISYYRANYFDPDKRNMYQVFTYKPKPGAEQSIYRAIDDITISMKSKDYLQLPPLTMNTVPVKMSPSEQTIYDELNAQLVVSTQGKQIDALNAASLSNKLCQMANGCVYDDQQQVVQIHQRKLDALEDLVEAANGKPVLIAYWFKHDLAQIKQRFQVREIKTTQDINDWNAGKIPLALIHPASAGHGLNLQAGGSTLIWYGLTWSLELYQQTNARLWRQGQQQPVVIYHLITEGTIDENIMTALKQKDKTQLALINAVKANLKGSVVA, from the coding sequence ATGCAATACAAGCCGCATGAATACCAACAATACGCGACCAAGTTCATTCTGGAACATCCGGTAGCTGCAATCTTACTTGACATGGGTTTAGGTAAGAGTGTCATTACTCTGACGGCCATCAAGCAACTCATCCATCAAGATAAAGTTCACCGGGTACTAGTTGTTGCTCCTCTGCGTGTTGCCAAGCAAACCTGGCCGGAAGAAATCAATAAGTGGGATCACTTAAAAGATTTAACTTACTCAGTAATCACTGGCAACAAAAGCCAACGGGTCAAGGCTGCCCAAAAAGAAGTCGATATCTACATCATTAACCGAGAAAACTTAAAATGGCTCATCGAATCATCCATTCCATTTGATTACGACATGCTCGTCATTGATGAACTGTCTAGCTTCAAGTCTTATCGCTCCCAACGCTTCAAAGCCTTAAAACGAGTTCGACCGTTGATTAAACGCATTGTGGGATTGACTGGTACTCCATCGTCCAACGGTTTGATGGATTTGTGGGCGGAGTTCCGGGTGCTGGATATGGGTAAACGTCTTGGTCGCTTCATCTCATATTACAGAGCAAACTATTTTGACCCCGACAAGCGCAACATGTATCAGGTGTTTACTTACAAGCCAAAGCCAGGTGCAGAACAAAGTATTTACCGTGCTATTGATGACATTACCATTTCCATGAAGTCCAAGGACTACTTGCAACTACCACCCTTAACAATGAACACCGTGCCAGTAAAGATGAGTCCCAGCGAGCAGACCATTTATGATGAATTAAATGCGCAGTTAGTGGTTTCCACCCAAGGTAAACAAATCGATGCCCTTAACGCTGCTAGTCTTTCTAATAAGCTTTGCCAGATGGCCAACGGTTGTGTCTATGATGATCAGCAACAAGTGGTGCAAATCCATCAACGCAAACTAGACGCTCTAGAAGATTTAGTTGAAGCCGCCAATGGCAAGCCGGTACTCATTGCTTACTGGTTCAAACATGACCTAGCACAAATTAAACAACGCTTCCAGGTACGTGAGATTAAAACCACTCAGGACATTAACGACTGGAACGCTGGTAAAATTCCACTGGCTTTAATTCACCCCGCTTCAGCCGGTCATGGTTTAAACTTGCAGGCTGGTGGCTCTACCTTAATCTGGTATGGTCTGACCTGGAGTCTGGAGCTTTACCAGCAAACTAATGCCAGACTATGGCGGCAAGGTCAGCAACAGCCTGTAGTAATCTACCATCTCATTACTGAAGGCACTATCGATGAAAACATTATGACAGCCTTAAAGCAAAAGGATAAAACTCAGTTGGCTTTGATTAATGCGGTGAAGGCTAACTTGAAAGGAAGTGTTGTAGCATGA
- a CDS encoding HNH endonuclease encodes MPYSPKKPCRYPGCPRLTHNTYCDVHAKQVSSHYNCYQRPKRSRPRYHRGWPRIRQRYLLHHPFCEMCLSQGRYTKATEVHHVLPLEHGGNNDSKNLMALCKPCHSRITAQMDDRWHKTPHRYHY; translated from the coding sequence ATGCCTTACTCACCCAAGAAGCCATGTCGTTATCCTGGCTGCCCGCGGCTCACCCACAACACTTATTGTGATGTCCATGCCAAACAAGTCAGCTCTCATTACAATTGTTACCAACGTCCCAAGCGTAGTCGTCCACGTTATCATCGTGGCTGGCCTAGGATCAGACAAAGATACTTACTCCACCATCCCTTTTGTGAAATGTGCTTGAGTCAAGGAAGATATACCAAGGCTACCGAAGTTCACCACGTACTACCGCTAGAACATGGCGGCAACAACGACTCCAAGAATCTAATGGCATTATGCAAGCCATGCCATTCCCGCATTACTGCGCAAATGGATGATCGTTGGCACAAAACACCACATCGATATCATTATTAG
- a CDS encoding P27 family phage terminase small subunit, with protein sequence MAKDGTNRGGSRIGAGRKPKSLHDKIQAGQDAQVIDLPTPTNLEGHVMPPVKKYLKAKQKNGLEFDAADIFKETWEWLVERGCEKLVNTQLIEQYAVSVSRWIQCEECISKFGFLARHPTTGNAIASPYVSMSRDYMKQSSQLWFQIFQVVKENNATTYQGSTPQDDVMERLLRSRKGMN encoded by the coding sequence TTGGCTAAAGATGGTACGAATCGTGGTGGATCCCGAATCGGTGCTGGACGTAAACCTAAATCACTTCACGACAAAATTCAAGCCGGTCAAGATGCTCAGGTGATTGACCTACCAACACCAACCAATTTGGAAGGCCATGTGATGCCGCCAGTCAAGAAGTACCTCAAGGCCAAACAGAAGAATGGTTTAGAATTCGACGCCGCTGATATTTTCAAAGAAACCTGGGAATGGCTGGTCGAGCGTGGTTGTGAAAAGCTAGTTAATACTCAGCTGATTGAACAATATGCGGTAAGTGTAAGCCGTTGGATTCAGTGTGAAGAATGTATCTCAAAATTTGGTTTTCTTGCCCGCCACCCAACAACTGGGAACGCAATTGCTTCCCCTTACGTATCAATGAGCCGCGACTACATGAAACAATCCAGCCAATTATGGTTTCAAATTTTTCAGGTTGTTAAAGAAAACAACGCTACAACTTACCAAGGATCTACACCACAGGACGATGTGATGGAACGCTTGCTCCGTTCACGGAAAGGAATGAACTAA
- a CDS encoding site-specific DNA-methyltransferase, translating into MKFVKKKITDLIPADYNPRKDLKPGDPDYEKLKHSMKEFGYVDPIIWNQQTGRVVGGHQRLKILQNEGIKEAECVVVNLDEEKEKALNIALNKISGDWDKDKLALLMTDLQASDLDISLTGFDEDEISDLLATEGDTHDDNFDVDSELNKPTFSKAGDLWHLGRHTLFCGDATKGEGYQKLLGDHKVNLVLTDPPYNVDYQSKAGKIKNDHQDDDKFYQFLLAAFQNMNKVMANDASIYVFHADTEGLNFRRAFRDADFYLSGCCIWKKQSLVLGRSPYQWQHEPVLYGWKQDGKHEWYTGRKESTIWEFDRPKQSKEHPTMKPVPLLAYPIMNSTMSNCTVLDPFGGSGSTLIACEQTNRICYMMELDPKYCDVIVNRYIEQVGSDQEVSVERVGHIIPYNKLKKPA; encoded by the coding sequence ATGAAATTTGTTAAGAAGAAAATAACGGACCTCATCCCCGCGGATTACAATCCACGAAAAGACTTAAAGCCAGGTGATCCTGACTACGAAAAGCTAAAACACTCAATGAAAGAATTCGGCTACGTTGATCCAATCATCTGGAACCAACAAACTGGTCGCGTAGTCGGCGGACACCAGCGGTTAAAGATTCTCCAGAATGAAGGGATCAAAGAAGCCGAGTGTGTAGTTGTCAACTTAGACGAAGAAAAAGAAAAAGCGCTGAACATTGCTCTCAACAAGATCAGCGGTGATTGGGATAAGGACAAGTTAGCTTTGTTGATGACTGACTTACAAGCCAGTGACCTGGATATTTCATTAACTGGTTTTGATGAGGATGAAATATCTGACTTGCTTGCTACCGAAGGTGATACTCATGACGATAATTTCGATGTAGATAGCGAGTTGAATAAACCGACTTTTTCTAAAGCTGGCGACCTCTGGCATTTAGGACGGCACACCCTATTTTGTGGTGATGCTACAAAAGGTGAAGGTTACCAAAAGTTGCTTGGTGATCATAAAGTTAACCTTGTTCTTACCGATCCACCATACAATGTCGATTACCAAAGCAAAGCCGGCAAGATTAAGAACGACCATCAGGATGATGATAAGTTCTATCAATTTTTACTAGCCGCTTTCCAAAACATGAATAAGGTAATGGCCAATGATGCCAGTATCTATGTTTTCCATGCTGATACTGAAGGGTTAAACTTTCGGCGAGCATTTCGAGATGCTGATTTCTATTTATCCGGTTGCTGTATCTGGAAAAAACAATCCCTTGTCTTAGGACGTTCACCCTATCAATGGCAACACGAACCAGTTCTTTATGGTTGGAAACAAGATGGTAAGCACGAGTGGTATACCGGGCGCAAAGAATCAACCATCTGGGAATTTGACCGTCCGAAGCAAAGTAAGGAACACCCAACAATGAAGCCTGTTCCATTGCTTGCCTATCCAATCATGAATTCGACAATGTCTAACTGTACAGTTCTGGATCCCTTTGGTGGTTCTGGATCTACCCTCATTGCCTGTGAACAGACTAACCGAATTTGTTACATGATGGAACTCGATCCTAAGTACTGCGATGTCATCGTTAATCGCTATATCGAACAAGTGGGTTCAGATCAAGAAGTCAGTGTGGAAAGAGTTGGTCACATAATTCCGTACAATAAGCTAAAAAAACCGGCCTAA
- a CDS encoding DUF5049 domain-containing protein, with the protein MNKIKDELAKRDRIRQQVLQIRNTGEVNMFDVENVKRLAYYYNCHDLIDYLTTDRAGYINLILTGKFN; encoded by the coding sequence ATGAACAAAATCAAAGATGAATTAGCCAAACGTGATCGTATTCGCCAACAGGTATTACAAATTCGCAATACCGGTGAAGTAAATATGTTTGATGTTGAAAACGTAAAGCGGCTCGCTTATTACTATAATTGCCACGATCTGATCGACTATTTGACCACTGACCGCGCCGGATACATCAACCTGATCTTAACCGGTAAATTTAATTAG
- a CDS encoding phage portal protein, with protein sequence MSLFNKLFHTNKASPKNTLSSTMSFFFGSSMAGQNVTERTAMQNTAVYACVRVLAEGLAELPLHIYQYTSDGGKRRAINHPLYFLLHDAPNPEMTSFIFRETMMNHLLLWGNAYAQIIRNGQGKITGLYPLMPDRMDVNRAANGEIYYTYTRNYDDYQAKNKSKQVILLSDEVLHIAGLGFDGLIGYSPIAMAKNAIGLSMAAEQYGATFFKNDATPGGVLEHPNVVKDPERLRKSWQSQFSGSNNHSIAVLEEGMTFHQLSIPPDQAQFLDTRKFQLDEIARIFRVPPHMVGDLDRSTFSNIEQQSLEFVKYTLNPWCIRWEQAMNQQLLSADDQRKFFVKFNVDGLLRGDYESRMNGYAIGRQNGWLSANDIRELEDLNRIPTNEGSDEYLVNGNMLPLNQAGNFYSSQPSKESEEPKE encoded by the coding sequence ATGAGTCTATTTAATAAATTGTTCCATACCAATAAAGCTTCACCCAAAAACACCCTATCCAGCACCATGTCATTTTTCTTCGGCAGTTCGATGGCTGGCCAAAATGTGACCGAACGCACCGCAATGCAGAATACTGCAGTTTATGCTTGTGTTCGAGTCTTGGCTGAAGGATTAGCTGAACTGCCACTCCATATTTATCAATATACCAGCGATGGTGGGAAAAGGCGGGCAATTAACCACCCGCTTTATTTTTTGCTTCATGATGCGCCAAATCCAGAAATGACCAGTTTTATCTTTCGCGAAACCATGATGAACCATTTATTACTGTGGGGTAATGCCTATGCACAAATCATTCGAAACGGTCAAGGCAAGATCACTGGGCTCTATCCTTTGATGCCAGATCGAATGGACGTTAACCGTGCTGCTAACGGTGAAATCTACTACACCTATACTCGCAACTATGATGATTACCAGGCAAAGAATAAATCGAAGCAAGTAATTCTCTTGTCCGATGAAGTCCTTCACATCGCAGGGTTAGGATTTGATGGTTTGATTGGTTACAGTCCTATTGCTATGGCTAAGAATGCTATTGGATTATCCATGGCTGCCGAACAATATGGGGCCACCTTTTTCAAAAATGATGCCACACCTGGTGGTGTTCTCGAGCATCCTAATGTAGTCAAAGATCCCGAACGGCTCCGGAAAAGTTGGCAATCACAATTTTCGGGATCTAATAATCACAGCATTGCTGTTTTGGAAGAAGGAATGACTTTTCATCAGCTTTCCATTCCACCCGACCAAGCGCAATTTCTTGATACTCGAAAATTCCAACTCGACGAAATCGCCAGAATTTTTCGTGTACCACCGCATATGGTTGGTGACCTAGATCGTTCGACATTCTCAAATATCGAGCAACAATCACTAGAATTTGTAAAGTACACCCTGAACCCTTGGTGCATTCGCTGGGAACAAGCTATGAATCAACAGCTTCTTTCCGCTGATGATCAACGAAAGTTTTTCGTCAAATTCAATGTTGATGGATTACTACGTGGCGATTACGAAAGCCGAATGAATGGCTATGCTATTGGGCGCCAAAATGGTTGGCTGTCTGCAAATGATATTCGAGAACTTGAAGATCTAAACCGCATCCCTACTAATGAAGGCAGTGACGAATACTTGGTAAATGGCAATATGCTGCCACTCAACCAAGCTGGTAACTTCTATAGTTCTCAACCATCTAAAGAAAGTGAGGAACCAAAAGAATGA
- a CDS encoding head maturation protease, ClpP-related — MKRFWNWSGPQNQRVLTINGTIAEDSWVDDEVTPQVFQDELSQGKGPIDLWLNSPGGDCVAASRIYTMLMNYPDNVNVKIDGIAASAASVIAMAGTKVSMVPTAMIMIHNPLTIVGGQKEDLDQAAQMLAETKESIINAYELKTNLPREKISSMMDDETWMNVNKAIELGFADDMLGQNKDVTDCYSYSDKQSELVLLNKLKPQAKSNISVKSLQKRLSLLSH, encoded by the coding sequence ATGAAACGTTTCTGGAACTGGAGTGGCCCTCAGAATCAACGTGTATTAACTATTAACGGTACAATTGCTGAAGATAGCTGGGTTGATGATGAAGTCACTCCTCAAGTATTTCAAGATGAATTAAGTCAAGGGAAAGGGCCGATCGATCTCTGGTTAAATTCTCCCGGTGGTGACTGTGTCGCTGCCAGTCGCATTTACACGATGCTAATGAATTATCCCGATAACGTGAACGTCAAAATTGATGGTATTGCTGCTTCGGCAGCATCAGTCATCGCCATGGCAGGCACAAAAGTTTCCATGGTCCCAACCGCGATGATCATGATCCATAATCCATTAACCATTGTTGGTGGACAAAAAGAAGATCTTGATCAAGCTGCACAAATGTTAGCTGAAACCAAAGAATCAATTATCAATGCCTATGAACTTAAAACAAACCTTCCTCGAGAAAAAATTTCATCCATGATGGATGATGAAACCTGGATGAATGTCAATAAAGCGATTGAGTTGGGGTTCGCTGACGATATGCTAGGTCAAAACAAAGATGTCACGGATTGTTACTCATATTCAGATAAACAATCTGAATTGGTTCTATTGAACAAGCTAAAACCACAAGCAAAATCTAATATCTCTGTAAAGTCGCTGCAAAAGCGGCTTTCTTTGTTATCACACTAA
- a CDS encoding phage major capsid protein, with amino-acid sequence MSKITELQEKRARIWKQAKDFLNAKQKESDVLSAEDNARYEKMEQEVVDLGKEINRRHKQAEIEVALNQPTCKALTNSPTADQLPKRQDAHAKDFWKMMRGHAVVDALKEGADPDGGFLVPDEFENQLIQKLQEANVLRTISHVIQTNSGEHKIPVVASEGTAAWLEEEAAYTESNTQFSQVSLGAHKLGTLIKVSEELLNDSAFDLMSYLSDEFGRRLGNAEEQAFLTGTGTGQPTGILTDTNGASAGSTAAKADALTFDDLIDLFYSLKAPYRQNAVFLMNDDTVKAIRKMKDKNDQYIWQPSVQVGQPDRILNCPVYTSPFMPTLAAANKPVLFGDFNYYWIADREGRTFKRLNELYAVTGQVGFLGSQRVDGKVILPEAIKTLSMAAK; translated from the coding sequence ATGAGTAAAATTACTGAATTACAAGAAAAGCGTGCCCGTATTTGGAAACAAGCAAAGGATTTCCTAAATGCTAAGCAAAAGGAATCAGATGTACTCTCAGCCGAAGACAATGCCCGTTATGAAAAGATGGAGCAAGAAGTTGTCGACTTAGGTAAGGAAATCAATCGACGGCACAAGCAGGCAGAAATTGAAGTGGCACTGAACCAACCTACCTGTAAGGCCCTTACTAATTCCCCAACTGCTGATCAGCTACCAAAGAGACAGGATGCTCATGCAAAAGATTTCTGGAAAATGATGCGTGGACATGCCGTCGTGGATGCTCTTAAGGAAGGTGCGGACCCCGATGGTGGTTTCTTAGTGCCCGACGAATTTGAAAACCAACTTATCCAAAAGTTGCAAGAAGCAAACGTGCTGCGAACGATCAGTCATGTCATCCAAACCAATAGCGGCGAACACAAAATTCCAGTGGTAGCCAGTGAAGGTACTGCAGCCTGGCTCGAAGAAGAAGCGGCCTACACAGAGTCCAACACTCAATTTAGTCAGGTGTCACTAGGCGCACATAAGTTGGGGACCCTGATCAAAGTATCAGAAGAATTACTAAACGATTCCGCATTTGATTTGATGTCTTATCTCTCCGATGAATTTGGACGCCGACTCGGTAATGCTGAAGAACAGGCCTTTTTAACCGGTACCGGTACTGGTCAACCTACTGGTATCCTAACCGACACTAATGGCGCTTCAGCCGGATCCACAGCTGCCAAGGCCGATGCGTTAACTTTTGATGATTTAATTGACCTTTTCTATTCCTTAAAGGCGCCATATCGTCAAAACGCTGTCTTTTTGATGAACGATGATACCGTGAAAGCCATCCGCAAAATGAAAGATAAGAACGACCAATACATTTGGCAACCTTCCGTTCAGGTAGGCCAACCAGACCGAATTCTTAACTGTCCGGTTTACACTAGTCCATTCATGCCGACATTGGCTGCTGCTAATAAGCCAGTTCTTTTCGGTGACTTTAACTACTACTGGATTGCAGATCGAGAAGGACGAACCTTCAAACGTCTGAATGAACTTTATGCCGTAACTGGTCAAGTTGGCTTCTTAGGCTCACAACGAGTTGACGGTAAAGTTATCCTACCAGAAGCAATTAAAACCTTGTCCATGGCTGCTAAATAG
- a CDS encoding head-tail connector protein produces the protein MAAITLAEAKAYLRVDNTVEDDLITKLIGSATATVENVLRQPLSAFDPLPDDIHTAILYTVAYLYEYRETADFDAMIKFLRAILSPYRKEEF, from the coding sequence GTGGCTGCTATTACTTTGGCCGAAGCAAAAGCCTACCTGAGGGTGGATAACACTGTTGAGGATGACCTAATTACGAAGTTAATTGGATCGGCAACAGCTACAGTCGAGAATGTACTTCGTCAACCACTATCCGCATTCGACCCCCTCCCCGATGATATTCATACCGCAATTCTTTATACCGTGGCTTACCTTTACGAATATCGGGAAACCGCCGATTTTGATGCCATGATCAAATTTCTCCGGGCCATCTTGTCTCCTTACCGGAAGGAGGAGTTTTAA
- a CDS encoding phage head closure protein, with amino-acid sequence MQQQNKRVSKIVDIGELDRRITLMKKKYVGENPNTGMSMYKDVRLGDVWAKVSALHGQEYYTAVTVKLEKQLSFIIRYRDDIDEETNIWFEGRGYNIGFIDDVKYNHEYMEIKAEYSKGVDNPNEDN; translated from the coding sequence ATGCAACAACAAAACAAACGTGTTAGTAAGATTGTTGATATTGGTGAATTAGACCGGCGCATAACGCTAATGAAGAAGAAATATGTCGGCGAAAATCCTAATACTGGAATGTCAATGTACAAGGATGTACGTCTGGGTGATGTGTGGGCAAAAGTTTCCGCCCTGCACGGACAAGAGTATTACACCGCTGTCACCGTAAAATTGGAAAAGCAATTATCATTCATCATTCGATATCGCGATGATATTGATGAAGAAACCAATATATGGTTTGAAGGACGTGGCTACAATATTGGCTTCATTGACGATGTTAAATACAACCACGAGTATATGGAGATCAAGGCCGAATATTCGAAAGGAGTTGATAATCCAAATGAAGACAACTAG
- a CDS encoding phage holin family protein, with protein MKTTSLTVINTCFGAIGAFLGWFLGGLDGFLYILLIFMVVDYITGVLCAVSEHKLSSEIGFRGLTRKVLILLLVGIAHCLDVYLLKNGSAIRTATIFFYISNEGISLLENTSRLGLPVPDKLKNVLQQLHNKDGDK; from the coding sequence ATGAAGACAACTAGTTTAACGGTAATCAATACGTGTTTCGGAGCTATTGGCGCTTTCCTTGGCTGGTTTTTAGGAGGACTCGATGGTTTCCTATATATTCTCCTGATTTTTATGGTCGTGGACTATATCACCGGAGTTCTTTGCGCCGTTAGTGAACATAAATTATCCAGTGAGATTGGATTTCGCGGGCTTACCCGCAAGGTTTTAATTCTATTATTGGTTGGCATTGCTCACTGTCTTGATGTGTATTTACTAAAAAATGGCTCCGCAATTCGCACAGCAACCATTTTCTTCTATATCTCTAACGAAGGTATTTCTCTATTAGAAAACACGAGTCGATTAGGATTACCTGTACCCGATAAATTAAAAAATGTTCTTCAACAACTTCATAATAAGGATGGTGACAAGTAA
- a CDS encoding GH25 family lysozyme — protein MIPGIDISEWQGHVDFNAVKASGVKFVLIRAGYGRSASQVDHYFAEHYAQAKAAGLQVGAYWYSYAVSPADAANEARACLTVLGNRHFDYPIYFDLEEKWQFANGRNFCDSLVKSFCSVLEQNGCYAGLYISRSPLQNYISPTVAQRYAIWIAEYGPRCNYGGNYGIWQHYSTGSVPGVSGNCDLDYAYIDYAAVIDKKQPVTRKNPDQLAAEVLNGQWGNGVDRQKRLTAAGYDYSVVQEKVNKLLNRKSVDQIAREVIRGSWGNGNERITRLKQAGYDPIQIQKRVNQLL, from the coding sequence ATGATTCCAGGAATCGATATTTCTGAATGGCAAGGTCACGTTGATTTTAATGCAGTCAAAGCAAGCGGCGTAAAATTCGTCCTAATTAGAGCTGGCTACGGTCGTTCTGCTAGCCAAGTAGATCATTATTTTGCGGAACACTATGCACAAGCCAAAGCGGCAGGTTTGCAAGTTGGGGCCTACTGGTACTCCTATGCAGTTTCACCTGCTGATGCAGCCAACGAAGCTCGGGCTTGCTTAACCGTCCTTGGTAATCGGCACTTTGATTATCCAATCTACTTTGATTTGGAAGAAAAGTGGCAATTTGCTAACGGACGCAACTTTTGTGATAGCTTAGTAAAAAGCTTCTGTAGCGTTTTGGAACAGAATGGTTGCTATGCGGGTTTATATATTTCTCGTTCACCACTGCAAAATTACATCTCTCCCACTGTTGCTCAGCGTTATGCAATCTGGATAGCCGAATATGGTCCACGTTGTAACTATGGTGGCAACTATGGAATTTGGCAGCATTATTCAACTGGTTCTGTTCCAGGTGTCAGTGGTAACTGCGACCTAGATTATGCCTACATTGACTATGCAGCAGTAATTGACAAAAAACAGCCAGTCACCAGAAAAAATCCTGATCAGCTGGCTGCAGAAGTATTGAATGGGCAATGGGGTAATGGTGTCGATCGTCAAAAACGTTTAACTGCTGCGGGTTACGACTACTCAGTCGTGCAAGAAAAAGTTAATAAATTATTGAATCGTAAGTCAGTCGACCAAATTGCCCGTGAAGTTATCCGTGGTTCCTGGGGAAATGGTAATGAGCGAATTACCCGTTTGAAACAAGCTGGTTATGATCCAATTCAAATTCAAAAACGTGTCAATCAATTACTCTGA
- a CDS encoding SHOCT domain-containing protein, which translates to MVKKVQPVTHQPLIATSTNISSEQLLNDLHYQQAKQIIQTLLNKGLISPTEFKDIDSLNKQSFPPLLGPGNVDTSSLQS; encoded by the coding sequence ATGGTAAAAAAAGTACAACCAGTGACTCATCAACCACTAATAGCAACAAGTACGAATATTAGTTCAGAGCAATTATTGAACGATTTGCATTACCAACAAGCAAAACAGATCATCCAGACTCTACTTAATAAAGGCCTTATTTCGCCCACCGAATTTAAAGACATTGATTCCTTAAATAAACAATCATTTCCACCATTATTAGGGCCCGGAAACGTTGATACATCAAGCCTTCAGAGCTAA